In Scylla paramamosain isolate STU-SP2022 chromosome 17, ASM3559412v1, whole genome shotgun sequence, one DNA window encodes the following:
- the LOC135108628 gene encoding uncharacterized protein LOC135108628: protein MENFEQAIRLINQGCLQAIQATISLLQRLGFCINMEKSVLTPTQCIEYLGNVINTKFMTASLPERRLIKIRQGCAELLCKDVAPIRAVARVIGLMVAAIPAVELGKLHYRKLEGGKIAALKQEYGNFDRPLNITADMKLDLSWWLDNVDRYHRHIFRPGTDIDLFTDASSLGWGGHLGCQITSGTWSLDEKELHINILEMKAILFSLQAFEHGLEGRHVRVFCDNTTAINYVNEMGGTKSKSCNDVATQIWDWCLEHDSWVTCSHIPGKDNTLADVASRKINDRHEWKLDSHIFTTLCNVFGTPSIDLFASRLNKQVPSEVTCGASTRLDGGSSVAVPVLDGHAAPVANRLPTFDNEQEECSNTPVHNRSTPHHVPHEAHGMPSVRENLQKRGVSPAAADIILASWKPGTERQYRPHVQRWSLFCGRRNVDPTSPTVGHIVNFLTETFDRGVGYECVNTARGALSSLGIVVDGCRAGNHPLVIRFMRGVFNLRTPQPRYTDTWDVQPVLEQLRSMFPLHALTLKELTLKLVMMMALTQAARIQTLQLLLIRDMLINEHSISVQLGGTLKQSRPNFNINRVTFHRYPKDPRLCVCSTLLRYIDVTKELRQDEMHTDARLLISFIKPHKSVSKDTIACWVRTILRMSGIDISKFSAGSVRPAAASKAGVAAVPVACIMAKAGWSRESTFAKYYNKNIVAASDLFQDAVLE from the exons atggaaaattttgaacaggcCATCAGGCTCATCAACCAGG GATGTCTTCAGGCGATTCAGGCCACCATTTCTCTGTTGCAGAGGTTAGGCTTTTGTATCAATATGGAGAAGTCTGTTCTCACCCCCACACAATGTATTGAATACCTAGGCAATGTTATTAACACCAAGTTCATGACTGCCTCTTTACCTGAGCGTAGACTAATCAAAATTCGCCAAGGATGTGCAGAACTTTTGTGTAAAGATGTTGCCCCCATTCGAGCAGTGGCCAGGGTGATCGGCCTCATGGTGGCTGCGATCCCAGCAGTAGAGTTAGGTAAACTTCATTACAGGAAGTTGGAGGGGGGAAAAATTGCCGCTTTGAAACAGGAGTATGGTAATTTTGACAGGCCTTTGAACATTACTGCAGACATGAAACTAGACCTTTCCTGGTGGTTAGACAATGTGGACAGATACCACAGACACATTTTTAGGCCAGGGACTGACAtcgatttatttactgatgccTCCAGCCTTGGTTGGGGGGGTCATTTGGGGTGTCAGATTACAAGTGGTACTTGGTCCCTGGATGAAAAGGAGCTTCACATTAACATCCTGGAGATGAAAGCCATTCTATTCTCTTTGCAAGCATTTGAACATGGGCTGGAAGGTAGACATGTTAgagttttttgtgataatacCACTGCCATAAACTATGTCAATGAAATGGGAGGCACAAAGTCCAAGTCCTGTAATGATGTTGCTACCCAGATTTGGGATTGGTGTCTGGAACATGACTCATGGGTTACATGCTCGCACATACCGGGGAAGGACAACACCTTGGCTGATGTAGCCTCTCGCAAGATTAATGACAGACATGAGTGGAAACTCGACTCACACATTTTTACTAccttgtgtaatgtttttgGGACACCGTCCATTGATTTATTTGCCTCAAGGCTTAACAAACAG GTGCCTTCAGAAGTTACGTGCGGAGCAAGCACGAGGCTGGATGGTGGTTCCTCTGTGGCCGTCCCAGTGTTGGATGGGCATGCTGCTCCAGTTGCTAATAGACTTCCCACGTTTGATAACGAACAGGAGGAATGTTCTAACACACCCGTCCACAACAGATCCACACCCCATCATGTCCCACACGAGGCTCATGGCATGCCTTCTGTCAGGGAAAACTTGCAGAAACGAGGAGTTTCGCCGGCTGCTGCGGACATCATACTTGCCTCCTGGAAACCAGGTACTGAGAGGCAATACCGTCCACATGTCCAGAGGTGGTCGTTGTTTTGTGGTAGACGGAATGTCGATCCCACTTCTCCAACTGTAGGTCACATTGTAAATTTTTTGACGGAAACCTTTGACAGGGGTGTGGGTTATGAGTGTGTGAACACTGCGAGGGGTGCCCTGTCTTCTCTCGGCATTGTGGTGGACGGATGCAGGGCAGGAAATCACCCTTTGGTCATCCGATTCATGAGAGGGGTTTTCAATCTTAGAACTCCTCAGCCCAGGTACACTGACACTTGGGACGTCCAACCTGTCTTAGAGCAACTAAGGTCCATGTTCCCCTTACATGCATTAACCCTTAAAGAATTAACGCTAAAATTGGTTATGATGATGGCCTTAACTCAAGCTGCCAGAATTCAAACTTTACAACTACTGTTAATCAGAGACATGCTCATTAATGAACACTCCATTTCAGTACAGTTGGGGGGCACTCTTAAACAATCCAGACCAAATTTTAACATCAACAGGGTCACATTCCATCGTTACCCTAAGGACCCACGATTATGTGTCTGTAGCACTCTCCTGAGGTACATTGATGTGACTAAAGAGCTTAGACAGGATGAGATGCACACTGATGCCAGGCTCCTCATTAGCTTCATAAAACCCCACAAATCAGTTTCCAAAGACACTATTGCCTGTTGGGTCAGGACCATTCTCCGCATGTCTGGCATAGACATCTCAAAGTTTTCCGCTGGTAGTGTGCGGCCAGCAGCAGCTTCAAAAGCTGGAGTGGCGGCTGTCCCTGTCGCATGCATTATGGCTAAGGCGGGCTGGTCTAGGGAATCTACCTttgcaaaatattataataagaacaTTGTGGCTGCTTCTGACCTCTTTCAGGATGCAGTGCTAGAATAA